The following proteins come from a genomic window of Acinetobacter baumannii:
- a CDS encoding RluA family pseudouridine synthase yields MNSTQQWQSVTWFEVDEHQAGQRIDNFLFSRLKGVPKSRIYRLIREGQVRVNKKRIKAETKLAIGDQIRVAPIRYEQKDETAVPVSDSVAQGLLSRVVYEDEGLLVVNKPSGIAVHGGSGVAYGLIEALRAATGKKYLELIHRIDRDTSGLVMISKKRSTLKLLQDMLREHKIRKTYAAIVKGQVSLDKQLIDAPLFRYELANGERRVRVSKEGKPSKTEWVVAERFKNATLVHASPLSGRTHQIRVHGLSIGHPLVGDDKYGHNTAYTGPEARRLCLHAMRLDIPGYPTIEAPLPEDMTQLLEALRVAK; encoded by the coding sequence ATGAATTCTACACAGCAATGGCAAAGTGTCACTTGGTTTGAGGTGGATGAGCATCAAGCAGGACAACGAATCGATAATTTCCTGTTTTCACGTTTAAAGGGGGTGCCAAAGAGTCGAATTTATCGTTTGATTCGTGAAGGTCAGGTTCGCGTGAATAAAAAACGTATTAAAGCCGAGACCAAACTTGCAATTGGGGACCAGATTCGTGTTGCGCCTATTCGCTATGAACAAAAAGATGAAACTGCTGTTCCTGTAAGCGACAGTGTGGCTCAAGGTTTATTAAGCCGTGTGGTCTATGAAGATGAAGGACTATTAGTTGTAAATAAACCATCAGGTATTGCTGTACATGGCGGTAGTGGCGTGGCTTATGGTTTGATTGAGGCACTACGTGCGGCAACAGGTAAAAAATATTTAGAACTGATTCACCGTATTGACCGCGATACTTCTGGCCTAGTTATGATTAGTAAGAAGCGTAGCACTTTAAAACTGCTACAAGATATGTTGCGTGAACACAAAATTCGTAAGACCTATGCAGCGATTGTAAAAGGTCAGGTGAGTCTTGATAAACAGCTCATTGATGCGCCTTTATTTCGTTATGAGTTAGCCAATGGCGAACGTCGTGTACGTGTATCTAAAGAAGGTAAGCCAAGTAAAACCGAATGGGTGGTTGCAGAGCGCTTTAAAAATGCCACTTTAGTTCATGCATCTCCTTTATCAGGCCGTACCCATCAAATTCGTGTACATGGTTTAAGTATTGGACATCCGTTGGTTGGCGATGATAAATATGGGCACAACACTGCATATACGGGGCCTGAAGCACGCCGTTTGTGTTTACATGCCATGCGTTTGGATATTCCGGGTTATCCAACGATTGAAGCACCGTTGCCAGAAGACATGACCCAGTTATTAGAGGCTTTGAGAGTAGCAAAATGA
- a CDS encoding HAD-IA family hydrolase: MSLKTELVIFDWDGTLYNSVGQIVASLQHAAEEHKLTLTDEAAKSIIGLGLPEVMQTLFPEVPDLHDSILKAYGDHYIANSTNDAWFEGISELLHDLKAQGLKLAVATGKNRRGLDRVIAKTQSTHLFDVTRAANETRSKPDPLMLQEILTVTGVSVEQAVMIGDSSYDLEMAQRLGMPRIGVGYGVHSVEVLQQFQPLTIAKDVSELHNFLREYAKLSTVDVA, translated from the coding sequence ATGAGTCTGAAAACCGAATTAGTGATTTTTGACTGGGATGGTACTTTATATAATTCTGTTGGTCAGATTGTTGCAAGTTTACAGCATGCGGCAGAAGAGCATAAGTTAACTCTGACTGATGAAGCCGCAAAGAGTATTATCGGTTTAGGTTTGCCGGAAGTGATGCAGACCTTATTTCCAGAAGTACCTGATTTGCATGATTCGATTTTAAAAGCATATGGCGATCACTATATTGCCAACTCGACAAATGATGCATGGTTTGAAGGTATTTCTGAACTACTTCATGACTTAAAAGCTCAAGGTTTAAAACTTGCAGTTGCGACGGGTAAAAACCGTCGTGGATTAGACCGTGTGATTGCAAAAACACAGAGTACTCATCTGTTTGATGTTACTCGAGCAGCCAATGAAACCCGTTCAAAACCAGATCCGCTCATGTTACAAGAAATCTTGACTGTAACTGGAGTAAGTGTCGAACAGGCAGTTATGATTGGTGATAGTAGTTATGACCTTGAAATGGCTCAGCGTTTAGGTATGCCTCGTATTGGGGTGGGCTATGGAGTGCACTCGGTCGAAGTTCTACAACAGTTCCAGCCTTTAACCATTGCTAAAGATGTATCTGAGCTGCACAACTTTTTAAGAGAGTATGCAAAGTTATCTACTGTAGACGTAGCGTAA
- a CDS encoding helix-turn-helix transcriptional regulator yields the protein MSRSIRLLNLLQQLRESRYPVTAQVLAECLGISIRSIYRDIDSLRAQGVRIDASAGLGFQLKEDILLPPVTFNENEAEALFLALEWLKDVPDQAMKSAAVSIYSKLYAVLPEHRKYLIDDMTLGVTHYWHPVDEALVEQVRLAIRKQVKIKVDYCDEHKRMSQRSLWPFALGYLHDKVVLAAWCELRQAFRHFRIDRIHNLQMSEEIYPEFKKHLFQRWWKQEMQRTTDKN from the coding sequence ATGAGCCGCTCTATTCGTCTATTAAATCTTTTACAGCAACTCCGTGAATCTCGTTATCCCGTTACTGCTCAAGTCTTGGCTGAATGCTTGGGAATTAGTATTCGCAGCATTTACCGTGATATTGATAGTTTACGTGCTCAAGGTGTGAGAATAGATGCATCGGCAGGTTTGGGGTTTCAGCTTAAAGAAGACATTTTATTACCACCGGTTACTTTTAATGAGAATGAAGCCGAGGCTCTATTTTTAGCTTTAGAGTGGTTGAAAGACGTTCCAGATCAGGCAATGAAATCGGCAGCCGTTTCAATTTATTCCAAACTTTATGCAGTTTTACCAGAGCACCGGAAATATTTGATCGATGACATGACGCTAGGTGTTACACATTACTGGCATCCGGTTGATGAAGCTTTAGTAGAACAAGTACGTTTAGCGATTCGTAAACAAGTAAAGATCAAAGTCGATTATTGCGATGAACACAAGCGTATGAGTCAACGTTCTCTTTGGCCTTTTGCTTTAGGGTATTTACATGACAAAGTTGTACTTGCTGCTTGGTGTGAATTACGGCAGGCCTTTCGCCATTTTCGGATAGATCGTATTCATAACTTGCAAATGAGTGAGGAAATATATCCTGAATTTAAAAAACATCTGTTTCAAAGATGGTGGAAACAAGAAATGCAAAGGACTACTGACAAAAACTGA
- a CDS encoding glutathione S-transferase family protein: MSLKLYTNNESRGVVIDWLLVELGVECERIEVAYRTEMKSPEYLKLNPFGKVPVLVDGDVVIYELGAICAYLADKFSDKGLAPALDDPKRGLYYRWLFMMAGPWEAAGVDKALGIEIAPEQKMFVGYGDYNDAYQALVQGLSEANPYVCGEQFTAADVSVGAMLLWQLKMKTIESHPAITRYVETIKQREGLKQSSMGQLL, encoded by the coding sequence ATGAGTCTTAAACTTTATACTAACAATGAATCGCGTGGTGTCGTTATAGACTGGCTTTTGGTTGAACTTGGTGTGGAATGTGAACGTATTGAAGTAGCATACCGAACCGAGATGAAATCACCAGAATATTTAAAGCTTAACCCGTTTGGGAAAGTGCCTGTATTGGTAGATGGCGATGTCGTTATTTATGAATTAGGTGCAATTTGTGCATATCTGGCAGACAAATTTAGTGACAAAGGTTTGGCACCTGCTTTAGATGATCCGAAACGTGGTTTGTACTATCGTTGGCTTTTTATGATGGCGGGTCCTTGGGAAGCTGCTGGTGTCGATAAAGCTTTAGGAATAGAAATCGCACCTGAGCAAAAAATGTTTGTGGGTTATGGTGATTATAACGATGCTTATCAAGCTTTAGTTCAAGGACTGAGTGAAGCAAATCCGTATGTATGTGGTGAACAATTTACCGCTGCAGATGTAAGTGTTGGAGCCATGCTATTATGGCAATTAAAAATGAAAACGATTGAATCGCACCCAGCTATTACACGTTATGTTGAAACGATCAAACAGCGCGAAGGCTTAAAACAAAGCAGTATGGGCCAACTGTTGTAA
- a CDS encoding DUF1345 domain-containing protein: protein MVGLFQHLGRSVQNRPHFFIALIFGVVVASLLAWLTSWKWSTILLASWNGSISLYLLHVWKLMRSADHSQMQQQAKKQDESKWVIMLIVLLAITMSLVAILVQLSQLPSGHYEKLGHVALALLTIISAWLFMHTVFALHYAHDFYMALSRNEENGGLDFPGTEHPTYPDFLYFSYIIGTSAQTADVSITNKHMRLLNLFHAVLSFGFNTTILAICINVAAGFLTN, encoded by the coding sequence ATGGTTGGACTATTTCAGCATTTAGGACGTAGTGTACAAAACCGCCCTCACTTCTTTATTGCTTTAATTTTTGGAGTAGTTGTTGCAAGTTTATTGGCATGGCTCACTTCATGGAAATGGTCTACCATTTTATTAGCAAGCTGGAATGGCTCGATCAGTTTATATTTACTCCATGTCTGGAAACTGATGAGAAGTGCCGACCATTCACAAATGCAACAGCAAGCCAAAAAACAGGACGAAAGTAAATGGGTCATTATGCTCATTGTTTTATTGGCCATCACAATGAGTCTAGTTGCAATTTTGGTACAACTTTCCCAGCTCCCTTCTGGGCATTATGAAAAGTTAGGACATGTAGCGTTAGCTTTACTCACCATTATTTCAGCATGGCTTTTCATGCATACCGTTTTCGCTTTGCATTATGCCCATGACTTTTATATGGCTCTATCCAGAAATGAAGAGAATGGTGGATTAGACTTCCCGGGTACCGAACATCCGACCTACCCTGACTTCTTATATTTTAGCTATATTATTGGCACCTCAGCACAAACCGCCGATGTTTCAATTACCAACAAACATATGCGTCTTTTAAACTTATTTCATGCTGTATTATCTTTTGGCTTCAACACGACCATTTTAGCGATTTGTATTAACGTTGCTGCTGGCTTTCTTACCAACTAA
- the hcaR gene encoding DNA-binding transcriptional regulator HcaR, whose product MELRHLRYFITVAEELNFSKAALKLYTAQPSLSQQIKDLEEDVGVRLLNRTKRKVELTEEGEVFLEHARLTLAQADKAVAMARQVSKAKQQLLRIGFVPIAEMKIFPYVLPNLRLQHPDLTIELSSLNNAEQLKALKRGELDITFTRDNTENDEIQSQFVLTEPLIFLLPRNHPLAKYDRIPVKALHGIDFIIPAAEQSNTLHNTILEFTKTHGIDLNIVQKADSILLNINSIGSGLGCTILPAYVAPLGVSNTVVRPLDVELPSLDLFVSYRKNTESVGVKRFIDQLNKVFHLDKNLD is encoded by the coding sequence ATGGAATTACGCCATCTTCGATATTTCATTACAGTTGCTGAAGAATTAAATTTTAGTAAGGCCGCTCTCAAACTCTATACTGCTCAACCCTCCCTTAGCCAACAAATTAAAGATTTAGAAGAAGATGTCGGGGTACGACTTTTAAACCGCACAAAACGTAAAGTTGAGTTAACAGAAGAAGGTGAAGTATTTTTAGAGCATGCCCGTTTAACGCTTGCTCAAGCTGATAAAGCAGTAGCGATGGCCCGCCAAGTCTCAAAGGCTAAACAACAATTATTACGTATCGGTTTCGTCCCCATAGCAGAAATGAAAATTTTTCCATACGTACTTCCAAATCTGCGCTTACAACACCCTGACCTCACCATTGAATTATCAAGTTTAAATAACGCTGAGCAACTCAAAGCCTTAAAAAGAGGTGAACTCGACATCACGTTTACCCGTGATAATACTGAAAATGATGAAATCCAAAGCCAATTTGTCTTAACAGAACCTTTAATTTTTTTATTACCAAGAAACCATCCACTTGCGAAATATGACCGTATTCCGGTCAAAGCTTTGCATGGTATTGATTTTATTATTCCGGCAGCTGAACAATCTAATACACTACACAATACAATTTTAGAGTTTACTAAAACTCATGGTATTGACCTCAATATTGTACAAAAGGCCGATAGCATTTTACTTAATATAAACTCTATTGGTTCAGGCTTAGGTTGTACTATTTTACCTGCCTATGTCGCGCCTTTAGGGGTCTCTAACACTGTAGTTCGCCCTCTAGATGTCGAATTACCTTCTTTAGATTTATTTGTTAGTTATCGTAAAAATACAGAGTCAGTCGGTGTAAAAAGATTTATTGATCAACTCAACAAAGTATTTCATCTTGATAAAAATCTAGATTAA
- a CDS encoding MBL fold metallo-hydrolase: MKDKPTLTYQLPTQSCWTHTWIKPPFCHPELGHENDTRFYNQQPRSPARGSKELLRWLVTRESYTWNVDIQNEYDVRVNTPIALPQNRPHADLDDWQVWFVGHATVLIQIGPYNFITDPVWCDYASPLHGRGPRRVCPAGFALEQLPTIHGVLLSHNHYDHMDLATLEWLHKKFAMPIYTGLGNGFYLPKEFHVIEMDWWQEIPYHELRIVYTPAQHGSGRGLRDQNKALWGGFSVLAKTGHCFFAGDTGYAGHFKQIHTRYGAPRVALLPIGAYEPRKLMSYVHMNPQDAVHAHLDLQAHRSVAIHYRTFQLTDEGREDPEHALAQAIKASSKLANPFYCIREGHKLTV, encoded by the coding sequence ATGAAAGACAAGCCGACATTAACTTATCAATTGCCGACTCAGTCCTGTTGGACGCATACATGGATAAAACCACCTTTTTGTCATCCTGAACTGGGCCATGAAAATGATACCCGTTTTTATAATCAGCAGCCTAGATCGCCTGCACGAGGATCGAAAGAGTTATTGCGTTGGTTAGTCACTCGTGAGTCTTATACTTGGAATGTTGATATTCAGAATGAATATGATGTACGTGTTAATACACCAATTGCTTTACCACAAAACCGTCCACATGCGGATTTAGATGATTGGCAAGTTTGGTTTGTAGGGCATGCTACGGTACTCATTCAAATTGGACCTTATAACTTTATTACCGATCCGGTATGGTGTGACTACGCAAGTCCTTTACATGGCCGTGGTCCACGCCGTGTATGCCCAGCGGGTTTTGCTTTAGAACAGTTACCTACCATTCATGGGGTATTGTTGAGCCATAACCATTATGACCATATGGATTTAGCAACGCTTGAGTGGCTGCATAAGAAGTTTGCTATGCCGATTTATACAGGGCTTGGCAACGGATTTTACTTACCTAAAGAGTTCCATGTAATTGAAATGGATTGGTGGCAGGAAATTCCTTATCACGAATTAAGAATTGTTTATACACCTGCTCAGCATGGCTCGGGGCGGGGTTTACGTGACCAAAATAAGGCACTTTGGGGCGGTTTTTCGGTTTTGGCCAAAACAGGACATTGTTTCTTTGCGGGTGATACCGGTTATGCGGGCCACTTCAAACAAATTCATACGCGCTATGGCGCGCCGCGTGTGGCCTTACTTCCAATCGGAGCTTATGAACCTCGTAAATTAATGAGCTATGTTCATATGAATCCGCAAGATGCAGTTCATGCGCATTTAGATTTACAAGCACATCGGTCTGTGGCAATTCACTATCGAACTTTTCAGTTAACGGATGAGGGGCGTGAAGATCCTGAACATGCGTTAGCTCAAGCCATTAAAGCTTCATCAAAGCTTGCTAATCCTTTTTATTGCATTCGAGAAGGGCATAAATTGACTGTCTAA
- the katG gene encoding catalase/peroxidase HPI has protein sequence MSNESKCPFSGHNSKPQVTVGGGTANLHWWPNQLRVDLLNQHSERSNPLGKDFNYRQEFKKLDYYALKADIKNVLTDSQDWWPADWGNYTGLFIRLAWHAAGTYRMGDGRGGAGRGQQRFAPLNSWPDNASLDKARRLLWPVKQKYGQKISWADLFILAGNIALESSGFRTFGFGAGREDVWEPDNDVNWGDEKEWLAHRNSEALAGSNLAATEMGLIYVNPEGPQASGDPRSAAPFIRATFGNMAMDDEEIVALIAGGHTLGKTHGAASADHVQADPEGAPIEQMGFGWANSYGTGVGKDAITSGLEVIWSQTPTQWSNYFFENLFKYEWVQERSPAGAIQWVAADAEAIIPDPFDPSIKRKPTMLTTDLTLRFDPEFEKISRRFLNDPQAFANAFARAWFKLTHRDMGPKARYLGPEVPAEDLIWQDPLPAASATPSSASIADAKAKIVALGLSAGELVSLAWASASTFRGGDKRGGANGARIALSPQREWEVNKKAVETLTKIEELKASTQLSLADLIVLAGNVGVEQAAQAAGFNITVPFAPGRVDALQSQTDVESFQLLLGLADGFRNWKKQGVNTPAEVLLIDKAQQLTLTAPELTALIGGLRVLGTNWDGSQHGVFTQQVGVLSTDFFTNLLDMSNVWAPVDSTSEVFEGKDRKSGTVKFTATRNDLVFGSNSILRALAEVYAQADGKEKFVQDFVAAWTKVMNLDRFDLA, from the coding sequence ATGTCAAACGAATCAAAATGTCCTTTTTCAGGTCATAACTCAAAACCGCAAGTAACAGTCGGTGGTGGCACGGCTAATTTACACTGGTGGCCAAATCAATTACGTGTTGACTTACTTAATCAACATTCAGAACGCTCTAATCCACTCGGTAAAGATTTTAATTACCGTCAAGAATTTAAAAAACTCGACTACTACGCACTTAAAGCCGATATCAAAAATGTATTAACCGATTCCCAAGACTGGTGGCCAGCCGACTGGGGAAATTATACGGGCTTATTTATCCGTTTAGCGTGGCATGCTGCCGGTACATATCGTATGGGCGATGGCCGTGGTGGTGCCGGTCGTGGTCAACAACGTTTTGCTCCATTAAATAGTTGGCCTGACAATGCAAGTTTAGATAAAGCACGCCGTTTACTATGGCCAGTTAAACAAAAATACGGTCAAAAAATATCTTGGGCCGATTTATTTATTCTTGCCGGGAACATCGCACTTGAGTCTTCTGGTTTCCGTACCTTTGGTTTTGGTGCCGGTCGTGAAGATGTTTGGGAACCAGACAACGATGTAAACTGGGGCGATGAAAAAGAATGGTTAGCTCATCGTAACTCTGAAGCATTGGCGGGCAGTAATCTTGCTGCAACCGAAATGGGCCTAATTTATGTGAACCCTGAAGGACCACAAGCGAGTGGTGACCCACGATCAGCAGCACCGTTTATTCGTGCCACTTTCGGCAACATGGCAATGGATGATGAAGAAATTGTTGCCTTGATTGCTGGCGGTCATACTTTAGGTAAAACTCACGGCGCTGCCTCTGCTGACCATGTCCAAGCAGACCCAGAAGGTGCACCAATTGAACAAATGGGCTTTGGTTGGGCAAACAGCTATGGCACAGGTGTCGGTAAAGATGCGATCACTTCAGGTTTAGAAGTTATTTGGTCACAAACGCCAACACAATGGAGCAATTACTTCTTTGAAAACCTCTTCAAATACGAATGGGTACAAGAACGTTCACCTGCTGGCGCAATTCAATGGGTAGCGGCAGATGCTGAAGCAATCATTCCAGATCCTTTCGACCCATCAATTAAACGTAAGCCAACCATGCTTACTACAGATTTGACCTTACGTTTTGACCCTGAGTTTGAAAAGATCTCTCGTCGTTTCCTTAACGATCCACAAGCCTTTGCCAATGCTTTTGCTCGTGCTTGGTTTAAATTAACTCACCGCGATATGGGACCAAAAGCACGTTATTTAGGTCCAGAAGTTCCTGCTGAAGATTTAATTTGGCAAGATCCATTACCTGCTGCTAGCGCTACACCATCTTCTGCAAGCATTGCTGATGCAAAAGCAAAAATCGTTGCTCTAGGGTTATCTGCTGGTGAGTTGGTTTCCCTTGCATGGGCATCTGCATCAACATTCCGTGGTGGAGATAAACGTGGTGGTGCAAACGGTGCACGTATTGCTTTATCACCACAACGTGAGTGGGAAGTAAACAAAAAAGCTGTTGAGACTTTAACTAAAATTGAAGAGCTCAAGGCATCAACCCAATTGTCATTGGCGGATTTAATCGTGTTAGCTGGTAATGTTGGTGTAGAGCAAGCTGCTCAAGCAGCAGGTTTCAATATTACCGTTCCGTTTGCCCCTGGTCGTGTTGACGCATTACAAAGTCAAACCGATGTTGAATCATTCCAATTACTGCTCGGTCTTGCTGACGGTTTCAGAAATTGGAAAAAACAGGGAGTCAACACACCAGCTGAAGTCTTATTAATTGATAAAGCACAACAACTGACTTTGACTGCACCAGAGTTAACTGCATTGATTGGTGGTTTACGTGTACTAGGCACTAACTGGGATGGTTCTCAACATGGTGTCTTCACTCAGCAAGTTGGTGTACTCAGCACAGACTTCTTCACAAACTTACTCGACATGTCGAATGTATGGGCACCTGTTGATTCAACAAGTGAAGTATTTGAAGGTAAAGACCGTAAATCAGGCACAGTGAAATTTACCGCAACACGTAATGATTTAGTCTTTGGTTCGAATTCTATCTTACGTGCATTAGCAGAGGTTTATGCTCAGGCAGATGGTAAAGAAAAATTTGTTCAAGACTTTGTTGCTGCATGGACTAAAGTCATGAATCTTGACCGTTTTGACTTAGCTTAA
- the ptsP gene encoding phosphoenolpyruvate--protein phosphotransferase, which yields MSNMQLDTLRRIVQEINASVSLHESLDIMVNQVAEAMKVDVCSIYLLDERNQRYVLMASKGLNPESVGHVSLQLGEGLVGLVGQREEIVNLDNAPKHERFLYLPETGEEIYNSFLGVPVMYRRKVMGVLVVQNRLPQDFSEAAESFLVTLCAQLSGVIAHAHAVGNIDVFRKPSNGPAYKTFQGVSGAGRVALGRAIILYPPADLGSVPDREAEDISDELRILDQAISSVRSEIRSLDEKMHDSLMAEERALFSVFLRMLDENALPAEIKELIRDGHWAQGAVRRVIEKHTALFAQMEDDYLRERVSDLKDLGRRILACLQEEDSSHRELSPDSILIGEEISTAALVELPVDNIAAIVTSEGAANSHMVIVARALGIPKVVGVTELPVNTLDDAEMIVDAYQGRVFVNPPRRLRQRYKEIQKEDEQIAKDLKQYETKEAITPDGVSVQLFVNTGLMIDVVRGVQRGAQGVGLYRSEIPFMLRERFPGEEEQRAIYRQQLSHFANKPVVMRTLDIGADKDLPYFSIEEENSALGWRGIRFTLDHPEIFSAQIRAMLKASIGLNNLHILLPMVTTVSEVEEVLYLLERDWIAVQEEEQVKITKPKIGIMVEVPSVLLQIDEFAELVDFFSVGSNDLTQYLLAVDRNNPHVANVYSHFHPSILRALTRLVKECHKYQKPVSICGEMAGDPLSAILLMAMGFNTLSMSSSNILRVRKAICHVPMSDAQKLLDDVMKMNNPLIVKSWLEYYFKTHGLADMVKSNRLVSV from the coding sequence ATGTCAAACATGCAACTCGACACTCTAAGACGCATTGTCCAAGAGATTAATGCGTCCGTGAGTTTGCATGAATCGTTAGACATTATGGTCAATCAGGTTGCTGAGGCCATGAAAGTGGATGTTTGCTCTATTTATTTACTCGATGAACGCAATCAACGTTATGTATTGATGGCCTCAAAAGGCTTAAATCCAGAATCTGTTGGGCATGTTTCATTGCAGTTAGGTGAAGGCTTGGTGGGTCTGGTTGGGCAACGTGAAGAAATTGTTAACCTTGACAATGCGCCAAAGCACGAACGCTTTTTGTATTTACCTGAAACGGGCGAAGAAATTTATAACTCATTCCTTGGCGTACCCGTCATGTATCGCCGTAAGGTTATGGGTGTTTTAGTTGTCCAAAATCGACTTCCTCAAGATTTTAGTGAAGCTGCCGAATCATTTTTAGTCACCTTATGTGCACAGCTCTCAGGTGTTATTGCACATGCGCATGCGGTTGGAAATATTGATGTATTTCGTAAGCCAAGCAATGGGCCTGCCTATAAGACCTTTCAAGGCGTTTCCGGTGCAGGTAGGGTGGCTTTAGGTCGCGCTATTATTTTATATCCGCCTGCCGACTTAGGTTCAGTACCTGACCGCGAAGCAGAAGATATCAGCGATGAACTCCGCATTTTAGATCAAGCTATTTCATCGGTACGTTCAGAGATTCGTTCTTTAGATGAAAAAATGCATGACTCGCTCATGGCAGAAGAACGTGCTTTGTTTAGCGTATTCTTAAGAATGCTAGATGAAAATGCCTTACCTGCAGAAATTAAAGAACTGATCCGTGATGGGCATTGGGCACAAGGTGCAGTGCGCCGTGTAATTGAAAAACACACTGCCCTATTTGCACAAATGGAGGACGATTATCTTCGTGAACGCGTTTCTGACCTTAAAGACTTAGGGCGACGTATTCTAGCGTGCTTACAAGAAGAAGATTCAAGCCATCGTGAACTTAGCCCAGACAGTATTTTAATTGGTGAAGAAATTAGTACCGCTGCGCTAGTAGAATTACCAGTAGATAATATCGCAGCGATTGTGACGTCAGAAGGCGCAGCCAATTCGCATATGGTGATTGTTGCCCGTGCATTAGGGATTCCAAAGGTGGTCGGCGTAACCGAACTGCCTGTAAATACGCTTGATGATGCAGAAATGATTGTGGATGCCTATCAGGGCCGTGTTTTTGTAAACCCTCCACGTCGTTTACGTCAACGTTATAAAGAAATTCAAAAAGAAGACGAGCAAATCGCAAAAGATCTCAAACAATATGAGACCAAAGAAGCGATTACACCAGATGGTGTCTCTGTTCAACTGTTTGTGAACACGGGCCTCATGATCGATGTAGTCCGCGGTGTACAACGTGGCGCTCAAGGTGTGGGTTTGTACCGTAGTGAAATTCCATTCATGTTACGGGAACGTTTCCCGGGTGAAGAAGAACAACGTGCCATCTATCGCCAACAGTTGAGTCACTTTGCCAATAAGCCGGTAGTCATGCGTACCCTAGATATTGGTGCCGATAAAGACTTACCTTACTTCAGTATTGAAGAAGAGAACTCGGCATTAGGGTGGCGCGGTATTCGTTTCACGCTCGACCATCCGGAGATTTTCTCAGCACAAATCCGGGCAATGCTTAAAGCCAGTATTGGTTTAAATAATTTGCATATCCTATTGCCAATGGTAACGACAGTAAGTGAAGTCGAAGAAGTACTTTATTTACTTGAGCGTGACTGGATTGCAGTACAAGAAGAAGAACAAGTTAAAATTACTAAACCAAAAATCGGGATTATGGTTGAGGTACCGAGTGTACTGCTACAAATTGATGAGTTCGCAGAACTTGTCGATTTCTTCTCGGTTGGTTCAAATGACTTAACTCAATACTTACTTGCTGTGGACCGTAATAATCCGCATGTCGCAAACGTCTATTCACACTTCCATCCGTCTATTTTGCGGGCTTTAACTCGACTCGTGAAGGAATGTCATAAATACCAAAAACCGGTAAGTATTTGTGGTGAGATGGCGGGTGATCCGTTATCGGCAATCTTACTGATGGCCATGGGCTTTAATACCCTTTCGATGAGTTCAAGTAACATCCTGCGTGTCCGAAAAGCAATTTGCCATGTCCCAATGTCAGATGCCCAAAAGCTGCTTGATGATGTCATGAAAATGAATAATCCGCTTATTGTAAAAAGCTGGCTTGAGTACTACTTTAAAACTCACGGTCTAGCCGATATGGTTAAATCTAACCGCCTTGTAAGCGTATAA
- a CDS encoding RNA pyrophosphohydrolase, with the protein MIDSEGFRPNVGIILANDDGQVLWAKRIGHNAWQFPQGGIQFGETPEQALFRELREEIGLLPEHVQIIAQTKGWLRYRLPHRYIRSDSDPVCIGQKQKWFLLKLTAPAKNIQLNLADPPEFDEWQWVSYWYPLGQVVNFKRDVYRKAMVELCTQLPVQQLP; encoded by the coding sequence ATGATCGACTCAGAAGGTTTCCGACCCAATGTCGGGATCATTTTGGCAAACGATGATGGACAGGTTTTATGGGCAAAGCGCATTGGTCACAATGCTTGGCAATTTCCACAAGGAGGCATCCAGTTTGGAGAAACCCCTGAACAGGCACTTTTTCGAGAACTGAGAGAAGAAATCGGCTTATTGCCCGAGCATGTCCAGATTATTGCGCAAACCAAAGGATGGCTGCGTTATCGTTTGCCACATCGGTATATTCGGTCAGACTCTGACCCCGTATGTATCGGACAGAAACAGAAATGGTTTTTACTGAAGTTAACTGCGCCTGCAAAAAACATTCAGTTAAACCTCGCCGACCCGCCTGAATTCGATGAATGGCAGTGGGTTAGCTATTGGTATCCTCTTGGTCAAGTGGTGAACTTCAAACGTGATGTTTACCGTAAAGCCATGGTGGAGTTGTGTACACAGTTGCCAGTGCAACAATTACCCTAA